The region ATTTAAGTAACCCGCTTTTGTGGCTCGCGATGCTCGTTGGCGCGGCCAACTTTGCACTGTTTGTGAACCTTTATTCCGTTGCAGGATTTCGCCTGGTTGCCGCCCCCTATTCACTCCCTGTTGGTTTAGCATCATTAATTTTCCTGTGCTATCTCGGTGGTACAGTAAGCTCGCGCTTAACATCGCTGTGGGTAAAACGTCACTCCTCAGTAAGCGGTATGGTACTGGGCACCATCATTAGTATGAGCGGCATGTGGTTAGCGCGCATTGAACAGTTGCCCGCTATTTTACTGGGGTTAATGTGCATCAGCTTTGGCGCATTTTTCACCCACACCCTCGCCTACTCATGGGTAAGTCGTAAAGCGACTGAAGCCAAAGCGACAGCGACGGCACTCTACTTAGTGCACTACTATATTGGTGGTAGCTTAGGCGGTTTTTACCTGCTTTACTGCTGGCAACATGGTGGATGGGATGGTGTGATTGAAGGCGGAATGGTGCTCTATTTGGTGATCTTTGCTCTGTGTTGGATGCTGCACAAACGCAGCCAATTGTCCCAAACTGAGCCAAACCATGGATTTGTTAAAACGTCTCGCTAGCAGTTTGTGCTATGCTTGCCGCAAATCCACAATAACAACGATAAGCATTATGAGCTCAACCACAGATACTCAAGCCATTGCAGCCACGGTTAACCAATGGCTTGATGACGTTGTCATCGGTCTTAACCTATGTCCTTTTGCTGCCAAACCCCAGCGCAATCAACAAATTAAGATCTTTGTCAGCCAAGCTGATAAAGAAGAATCGCTTCTTGAAGACATTCTGGCGCAGTTCACTACTCTGGAGGAGACTCCCGTTAGTGAGCTAGAAACCACTTTGGTTGTGGTGCCAAACATGTTGCAAGACTTCTGGGATTACAACCAATTTATTGATTGGGTTGAAGCCCTAATTAGTCAACAAGGTTGGGAAGGCACTTATCAAGTTGCGACGTTCCATCCTGATTACTGCTTTGCAGGCACTGAGCCTGATGATGCAGAAAACCTGACCAATCGTGCACCTTATCCAATTTTCCATCTCATTCGTGAAGAGAGTATGGAAAAAGTGCTGCGCCACTATCCCAATCCTGAAGCAATTCCAGACACCAACATTGCGCGCGTCTCGGCTTTGACCGAAGAAGAACGTCGCCAATTGTTCCCGTATTTGTTTCGCCAATAGTCTCTTGCATACATAAACTAAAGAGCGTTATTGGGCAAAAACCATCGTTATTTGATCTCGTACATAACGACAGCAACTAACTCGGTAAATAGAAATTCTTAATGGGCTTTACCCCTTGAAAGTGCTACCCTAGCGGCAGCATTTTCTATGAGAGAATAACATGAGCAAATTAACTGCAGACATCCAAGCAAACCTTGATCTTTTCGTTGCTGAGACAAAAGAATCTCATTTGGTTTGGGGCCTTCGCAATGAAGAAGGTTGGTTGTCTTGTGAATCAACTGAATTTGAAGAAAGCGAAGTAATGCCTTTCTGGTCAAGCAAAGCTGACGCAGAAATCCACAACGTTGAAGAGTGGGCAGATTTCGAAGTGGTAGAAATCCCACTAGACGTATTTGTGGAAGACTGGTTACTAACTCTTGCCGAAGATGGCGTACTGGTTGGCACCAACTGGAACGCACAGCTTGAAGGTAAAGAACTAGAACCTTCTGATTTAGCAAAACTTTACGTTTAAGTTATCGCTAAACGCAATTGAACAAGACGCAGCGATGCGTCTTGTTTGTTTTTAATCTATAAGCCCCAACCGGACCGAATCCATGCAATTAAGTAAGCTAACGCAAGAAATTTTTGATCACCTGTATCGCGACATTACTGAATTCCGTTCAACTTTCGATCTTCCTGTTGCTCAACCTGACACGTTAAATGCACAACAAGATAGCCTGCACACTTCACTGATCGTTGAAGAGATGACAGAACTTGCTGAAGCGCCAAACAAAACTGAGCAAGCCGATGCGATTGTCGACAGCGTGTACGTTTTGATGGGTCGCTTAGTGCATCTTGGCAACGAGAAAGTGTCGGATAACCTAGCTATTAGCTACCTTATCGACATTCTGCTGAACGTTGCAGTCAACCGTGGTATCGACTTTATCCCTTGCTGGGATGAAGTACACAGCTCAAACATGAGCAAAGTGTGCCGTAACGAACAAGAATACGCAGAGACAGAAGCATTTTACGCCAAGCAAGGCGTGAAGCTGATGGGCGTAGCAAAAGGCGGTTACATCATCGCTAAATGCGCCGAAGATTTTGTTTCTGAGAGCAAAACCATTAAAAAAGGTAAAGTGCTGAAATCGGTTTACTACCGTCCAGCTGACCTAGCACCATTAACCAAATAATGGCGTGCGCCAAAGCCTAGCCACCGCTGGGCTTTGGTTATTTATTAAAAAAGAAACAGACTCTAATTCACTCTCGTTTAAATTCACCACTCAAAAGTGACGCGGCGTTACCATGTAGAATCGCTGCCAATTGTTAGGCTTAATAGTAACCGATGATACTGAGAATACCTGCTGCAGCCCTCGCAGGTTGTAAGCGTTTTTCTAACTCTTCAAACCACTTTGCTGGAGTTGAATAATCGCCTTCATTTTCGAGAGGAGGAATCCACTCTTTATGTCTGAAAAACAGGTCTGGAACGGATCGTTCAAGTGCTCCAAGCTCTTTTTGAGTAAAACCTTCGATAAGCAATCTCTTAGCCTCGTCCAGAGCGTCCTCATAAGAATGTACATTATCTAAGAAAAGCTCATTATCCTTTAAGTATGTAATAAGATTTTCTAGAGCTGGAATAAGAGCGTTTAGCTGGCCTATCCGATCTTCTTTTGTGTATCTATACTCGCTCATCATTAGTGCCAAATGTCCTTCCTACTTGTGGAGTCTATCTGATATTAATCAGCTCGCGATGCGTCAGAGACCGCCACACTATTTTCCATCATCAAAAATGAGTGGATAAGGCCATCTACAATAT is a window of Vibrio porteresiae DSM 19223 DNA encoding:
- a CDS encoding DUF1415 domain-containing protein, giving the protein MSSTTDTQAIAATVNQWLDDVVIGLNLCPFAAKPQRNQQIKIFVSQADKEESLLEDILAQFTTLEETPVSELETTLVVVPNMLQDFWDYNQFIDWVEALISQQGWEGTYQVATFHPDYCFAGTEPDDAENLTNRAPYPIFHLIREESMEKVLRHYPNPEAIPDTNIARVSALTEEERRQLFPYLFRQ
- a CDS encoding DUF2750 domain-containing protein, with the translated sequence MSKLTADIQANLDLFVAETKESHLVWGLRNEEGWLSCESTEFEESEVMPFWSSKADAEIHNVEEWADFEVVEIPLDVFVEDWLLTLAEDGVLVGTNWNAQLEGKELEPSDLAKLYV
- a CDS encoding nucleoside triphosphate pyrophosphohydrolase family protein, producing MQLSKLTQEIFDHLYRDITEFRSTFDLPVAQPDTLNAQQDSLHTSLIVEEMTELAEAPNKTEQADAIVDSVYVLMGRLVHLGNEKVSDNLAISYLIDILLNVAVNRGIDFIPCWDEVHSSNMSKVCRNEQEYAETEAFYAKQGVKLMGVAKGGYIIAKCAEDFVSESKTIKKGKVLKSVYYRPADLAPLTK